The Dreissena polymorpha isolate Duluth1 chromosome 2, UMN_Dpol_1.0, whole genome shotgun sequence nucleotide sequence ttgttcatttggaTAGTTTAACGTTTTTGACAGTACTTCACTTATATGTCAGTGGTAACTTAGCCAACTCTTCTTTCCTTAGGAAAGCTTGTTTACCACTATTTAATGCACGTACTTACATCAGGAACTGAAAATTACACAAATACAATCAGAGGTAGAACGGTCATGGAATATTTCATGACAGAAGTCCACATAAGCAATTAGGCTGGGCAGGGTATCAAACCTGTGATGGTCAGATTTGAAGTCAACATTCTACCAAATGAGTTAGCAAGCCTGATTTCCTATATTTGTATAATGCACTTATCTCAGAAAGATATCAACCAAATGAATTTGCTGGGTGAACCAGTGTGAAGTGATGTTGCACTTGTTTACCTGAAACCCATTAGTCATTTTGTCGCTTGAATAATgtcatttaaaacacattaaaagttACCTGTATGTCAAAAGAATCTTAATTACAGCGGAGAAAATATTAACcctattgtaactttattatataaataaattgcccagttgattttatattaatttcatgtgcatgtgtcatttttattaagaaccaaacattttgacactattttattgcaaatgtacACAATATGAAATACAAGTACAATATAAAACACCTATGTGTATAAAGGCATAAAACTACTAAAGAACTTACAGTAATACACCCATAGTTACAAACATACTAGTATTgtaaaaaacagcaacacattaAATGTACTTGTTTCAAGATAATTATGATCCCAAGAAAATGCACAACCATAATTATCCATCATTAAATCACCTTATTTGAAGAGATATTTGCGACCAAATCCTTCTTAGTTGCTCTCGCCACTTGTTCCACTAGTATTATCTGCACTGTTGTGGTCCTGTGCAGTGAAATCAGACTGTTTATTGCCTTGGCTTTTACTGTCCATGCTGTCATCAGAATGAACCATTTCAGGGGTAGCAATACTATCGGCTGTTTTGCCACTCTGATTTGTCTCTTCTCCAAAATCTGAGTTATCAGAATCTTCATGTGGTTCTTCATCATTGCTATCCATGCTTCTTTGGTCTTCATGCACTGTAACACTGTCCACTGAACCCAAGATTACAGACAGCTGgtcttgtttttcaatttcatttgCCATCTCTTCTCGTGAATCGTCTACATCATGGCTGTCTTCATCGCTCTCATTGTCATATTCAGCACCATTCTGGTCAGCCATTGAAGATTCTATTCCTTGTGTACCTGAACTCTTCCTGGCATTGGCTTCTGCTGATGCTATTCTGCACAAGCTCGGACACACCCCTCGTATAAGATCAATTAGCTGAAGGATTCCAACTGATCTTTCAAGTGATTCCGACAAACTCTTCACGTCATCCACAGAGAGTGATCTTTCTACAGACTGATTCCCAGCCTCTGTACTGGAATCACTTGAGCTTTCTGCCTCATTTCTTTCTGCTGACTCCTGGTTCTCAGTTTGGTGGTTGCATTCAGATGTGAACTGTGTGGAGCAAATTGAGTGCAGAGATTTTACTAGGTAGCAGATGTCGCCGTCTTCAGCATTTGGAAGAAAACATTTTCCCAGTTCTGTGTCTTTGTTATTTCTAGCCGCTGCCTTCATGGTTGTATCTCCACTGCCCTCGACCGATTCTTGATTAGTTTGACTAGCGCAACTTTTTCCATTTGCAGATAATCTTTCTTTGCTCTCACTTGTTTGCTCATACAATTCTGTGTGAGATGTATTATTGCTGTTTGAATTGATTTCATTTGTCTCTGATGAAACTATTTCATTTGTGGCGTGCTTACTTTTATCTGACATCTGCTCTCTCGTATTACTTTCTGTTTCCACAGAATTCAGAGGATCAACAGAGCTCTCTTCTGTTACTGAATCCACAGAACTGTTTTTTTTAGACATTTCTTGTGTTGAGGTAGCTTCATCTGGTTGTGTTTGTTGTGAACTTGTCTCTGTTTCTTTCGAGGAACTACCTGATTGATCAGAATAAGCAGGACTGCTGTTTGTCTCTTTCAAATTCAAATGCTTGTTCGTTTGTAAGGATTTTGTTGAGTCTTGATTAGAATCCCCAATGTTGATCTCTTTTGACTCAGCACTGTTAGCGTCTGACACCCTCAGTTCATGGTGCCTTGTGTTTGGTCTGGAGAACTTTTCAGTTACTGCAGCAGACTTACTTTTGGAACCATTGGCATGTTCATTAGCCAGTTTTTTTCCTCCTTTTAACAAACCTCTACCTGCATTATGGGCGAAACTTTCATCAGTTCCTTCATTTATCTGTGAAATTGTATAAGGAAGGGCCTTTTCTTTTGGAGACATCGTTATATCACTATACTCCCACGGTTTAGAAGTATTGTCGTCATCAACATCAACGCCTTCAACAGCGTGGGCAGCAGCAGTGACTGGTGACATTGCATTTTGTGTCTTCTGCTTCTCCACTGAAACGTCATTCTTATTCATGTCATTCTTATCAATGTCTTCTTCTGATATTGGCTCGGCTTCAGCATTCGTTGCTCCTGCAAGATCATACTCGGCTAAGCCAGCCTCTGATCCTAGAGTGGACTGACCAGCTATTTCCACCTGGCTCACAGTTTCGCTAAGTATCAACTGTCCACGTGGTTTCTCTAcaggattgttgtcgacatttaCAGCGTCTACTGTACCAGGGTCTGGACCAAACTCATCAAAGTCTGCCTGGTCGTAGTCGATGGTTGTTGCAGGGCGAGGATGTGGGGTTGTCATGGAAGAAGATAGTGCAATCAGAATGGTTATTGTCAACAATAATGTTGTGAGTTGTCTTGTTGTTCTATCCAtctgaaataatacaaaaatatcactTTTATGTTGATTTGTTCATGAAGATTCTACTTTAGTAAGTTACAAGCAGACAGTCAGTCATTTAACACAGATGCAATTGTAAAACATACAAGTGTCTTGAAAAAAATTATGTATCAAATGAAAGGAATGTAAAAATATACTGATGCATTAGCTGATCAAAAACAGTGAAGTATGTAAATTTGAATGTTATCATGAAAGACAAGTGTGTTaattgtaaaacattaaaaaaaaggtttatcaAAATGACCTTTTGTCAATAATAATTGTTGACCGGAATTTTCTAAAGAGCCCTTACAATTTCTAAATAATATTTGGAAACTTTTAAAAGGTATTTATTCATATTTCCTCTTGCAATACTCACTGTtgacccccccccaaaaaattctTAAGAGTACTTAAAATTTCTTAAAAAGATTTCAtaatttttaatgtgtatttctTCATATAAAATTTTGGCAACATTCACTGTTGCCCCCCCTGAATTTGTTTAATGGGTATTTAAAATTTCTTATAAGTATCTGCAAATTGTTAAAGGGAAGTTTTTCAAATACCCCTATTATCTGGAGCCATGTATCTTACAGAATTTTTAAgttaatattatttcttttttagaCCATTTAACATAAATGGTCAACAATGTgctaatttatatatattaagcatttaactatattcaattttgtattaaaagtatatttacattattaaatttgtaccAAATGATACAAATTTCATAATCCTAAATAAGCATGCATATGTAAACTAAAGCAATTTCAATACCAGAACTTATGAAACAAAAGGCAAAACTTACCTTTATGTTGTCTGGAACGTCAGCCTCTATGTTGTCTGGAACGTCGGCCTTCTTTATGCTGTCTGGAACGTCTGCCACAGACTGACCATGCCAAGCATGTGATTGGTGTTTAATCTCAAACCGTCTCTTGTCAATGTGTTTCTGTGTCAAACTTTGATGCTCATACCATTAAAGGGGCAGTGTCCAAAATCTGGATCAATGATAGAAACTGGCATCTGCATGTGCATAttgtgttgtcccacattagcctgttaAATCCACAAActctaatctgggaccatacttaCCCCTTTAAAggttttttgcttaaaggaattctatgcagcctgcacaggctgatctggaatgacactgtttacacgtgcattaagcccagttttcccagaacgaggctcaattgaTAAAAACTGGAATCTCGATGAGGCGACATTGTGTTTTTATCTCTGTTGTGATTTTCTTGCAATATGATTCATTTAGGATTCATGGTTTTAAACTTCTTTTTTATTGGAAGTTTGAGCTTTTGTCACCATTTAACTTAGTTTGAAATAGAAATGCACTCATACATTTTTGCATCTTTATGaccaatataaatatttcaaccTACAATGATGAGCACCATTTTGTTTATGGCTTTTTTGGTCTATGCCTGGGTGATAGTAAGAAGTGTATAAGGTTTGGATCTACATTTCCTGGCAATTATTTTATACTTATTAATAAGCAAAAACTGTAAAATTAAATTGTCAAACATTACTTTATCTTAAAACAATTTGtttcaaagaaatattttaaagcaGGTTTACTCTAGTCGAAATTGAACATTACACATGAGCATATTATATGTTTTGTCAAGCAGATTGTCCCAGTCTTGCATTATTTGTCACAAACCACAACTACCCCTGTATGCCATTTTGAAACCTGACCCCTGTGTCCCCTATGTAGTGCTGATCAACTGCCAGTCCCTTTGGTGTTAACAAGAATAAGACCACTAAGAAACATGTTCCACATTATTAGCTGTCAGTCATCTAGCAAAGAATGGCCACATTTCTTTGTTCTGAGGGATTTGTTTCATGTAAAATAGCTCAAATTCCCAGGCACTTAATAAAACCTAGTAAAATTAAGGCAGTtcatataaaaatgaataaatgagAATTGAAAGTCTTTCTTACATATGGTAGAAAACGCCCCTTGTTGTTAATTTTAGAAAGACGTTGATTATTTCCACTCGTAAAATAAAGTACAACATccaacataaatattttcaagaTCATATTAAATGGCAATAGGCAAAACGCCCATGGAAAAAGAGTGTTTATTGCAGCCTGCATATTGCATTCAACATAATTGTACAGGTATGTACTGGATAATGCTCTTTATCAGGGCTCCACTTCTGGATGACAGGAGTTGCATCATTTGACATACACCGCATAtaattgggccatgctctgtgaaaagggggtttaatgcatgtgcatgaagtgttgtcccagattagcctgtgcagtcacactttccacctaaactggagttttgctaagagactttttttaaacgaaaaatatcggaaagtgtcgtccctgataagcttttgctgactgcactggctgatatgggacgacactttatacacatgcattaaaccccgttttcaccgACACCCAATTGTATTAAATCGTATAAAACTTGCACCTTTGCGTTGActtaaaaacaatcttaaattCAAGCTCAACATAAGGAGGGTATTTTCTGTACTCCATGGATGATTTTGTGAAAACAGTTCATGAGGCATATACAATTGCCTAAAATTATGTACTACAACACTTCTATACAAAAGTAAAGCTCTCGATGTTCTCTGTGTGAAATGTTCGTATGTTAAAATGTAGATGTGACATGTTAGCACGATTTTCGTGCTTTTTTTACGAAGAATCAAAGATACACACTGTCACCACTTGCAAAAAGAATTTGTTTTCCCTTCTTGAGTAGATACATTCTGTAATACTCAATTAAGgtcattaacatacatgtataaccctttaccacttgtaGTCCccaagaaagttacatttaattaaagactttttttgctagattcaaattttaattcaacttgttaatttttaattcaactttattccaacccttaaatactgcatgatgagcagaaaacagcatgaaacctgaacagactgcaggtaacttacaggctgttctggttttatgctgtttgcacatatccattttcacattgcttctaagtgggaaagaaAAACTGAAATGCTGGAATTTCAATTTGGTAAACTGTAAATTTACCTACGTAAAGACAAAGTAAAGGAGTGATGATGGCTATTTTATTCTCTGTCACTCATATATTCAGCATACAGTAACAAAtaacgaaatattttacaagaattaCTTCTAGATAAAAACTGTACATGAAATAACAACACATCCAACAgaatcaaaattaaaatgcatgCAGACATCTGAAAATGTAAGTATTTTGTGTTGCCATAGAAAGCTTAGTACAACATGAAGTGTAAGAAACACTGCTTAGTACAACATGAAGTGTAAGAAACACTGCTGAGTACAACATGAAGTGTAAGAAACACTGCTGAGTACAACATGAAGTGTAAGAAACACTGCTGAGTACAACATGAAGTGTAAGAAACACTGCTGAGTACAACATGAAGTGTAAGAAACACTGCTGAGTACAACATGAAGTGTAAGGAACACTGCTGAGTACAACATGAAGTGTAAGAAACACTGCTGAGTACAACATGAAGTGTAAGAAACACTGCTGAGTACAACATGAAGTGTAAGAAACACTGCTGAGTACAACATGAAGTGTAAGAAACACTGCTGAGTACAACATGAAGTGTAAGAAACACTGCTGAGTACAACATGAAGTGTAAGAAACACTGCTGAGTACAACATGAAGTGTAAGAAACACTGCTGAGTACAACATGAAGTGTAAGAAACACTGCTTCTGGGGTAGATGGGGTTTCTTTTTATGTTTGCATACGCAAGTGAAAAAGTGGGAAGACATGATATATAATCCCTCAAGGGtatagaaaaaataattatattctttaattaacaatatttgtTGTCACAGTGTTCCTAATTTTTCAGCggcttaaaacaaaaacaagaaatgtgtttgtcagaaacactatgtccccttctgcgccgctttgatttagtttctttgaccttgaaggatgaccttgaccttttaccactcaaaatgtgcagctccatgagatacacatgcatgccaaatatgaatttgctatcttcaatatatcaaaagtttttgcaaaatgttaaagttggcgcaaacaaaccaacagacagggcaaaaacaatgtgtcccccactatagtggtggaggacataaacatgtaaattaccaattatatttaaacatactaaattatatCTACCACTATTTGGTACAAAGTGCTACAATATCTTTAAATAATGAAAACCTGTACCTCAAATTAAATTATctataatgtaaatataattcCAAAAAGCAGTCGTAATACATTAACTGCTTATACAATTAATTTCTTGAAATcatttctgaataaataaaagtgtaacaaaataaagcaaatatgTACCGAATTATGTGTTACTGAAATCTAACCAATTCCGAGATTTGTAATCAATTAAAACATTTACCAAAAAATCCATGGATAGGTAAACAGAAGGCCATGTTTCTATAGAAACCCGCTTCACAGCTACAATTCAATTACTAAATTGAACACGCAAGTTTTGTTCTATTGTTATAAAAAATCTTTAATGTTGATCTAGTTTAAGAAAATAAGAATAAGAATTAATTCTTAATAAATGTGAAACATTGGATCCCCACCGAATTCCATACGTTTTTTCTTAATTTGATGTTAACATTTCTGAGATTCTAACACTAAAAAGAATATACATTATCTGAATTGCAAACAATTGTCTTGtagaaaatacttttttatatattatttaaggtTGCATGCATGCATTATACACCAACATCCATAACATACAGTATATACACTTTGAGAAATAACTATGGGATGAAAgatcttcttcttttataataaaatcgTATTTCTCCTTCGGTGAGTTGGTGTAAACCAGAACAAACAATCACTCAAAACATAGATACAAAATCATGAGAAGACATAAAGCCAAAGTCATGCTTCATTAACAATAGATTATTTCGAAAGAACATGCATTGATTATTTCTGTATCAGGTGTCTGAGAAGGAAAGATTTATTGCATTGCAAGGAATTTACATCTCTGCATTTTCAAGAGTGTTATAGAGTAAGTATCAACTAACAAAGGAGCTCACCTAGAAACCCAAGGAACAGAACTATTCTGATCATgtgtctatagtaaaaccatgtgtaCACTCTTGAAGTCCTATTTTTGGACCAAGCCTAGTGAAACTTACTCAGATTTGCGACACAACATGGTGGCCACCATATTCAGTGGACCAGAACCATATCCCAATCaattaagaaaaaagaaaaaaattcatgaagattTTGCAAACTAATCTCACATCTCCAGCTTTTTCTCCAAATGACTtaatttttgaccccacatgaccaagtttcatgcagattgggcaATTAATTCAGGCTTCAAGACATTTCAAAAGCTTTATtaaaatttgacctggtgacctagtttctagccacatgacccagttttgtaATCAGCCGTTATATCAatggaaaaatgttctgaacaTGTTTAATTACGATAAGCCAATAAATGCAGCGTCTTGAGTCTTCACAGGCGTTTTCTTCAATTTGACCTAGATTTAGTTTTTATTCCATAGAGGAATAGACCTATGTAACATGATTTCAGACTtgtccatgatatcattgggacatactctgacccagtttcatgaagattgtacaataaatgcagcccctagagtgttcataa carries:
- the LOC127869793 gene encoding dentin sialophosphoprotein-like, giving the protein MVLIISVADVPDSIKKADVPDNIEADVPDNIKMDRTTRQLTTLLLTITILIALSSSMTTPHPRPATTIDYDQADFDEFGPDPGTVDAVNVDNNPVEKPRGQLILSETVSQVEIAGQSTLGSEAGLAEYDLAGATNAEAEPISEEDIDKNDMNKNDVSVEKQKTQNAMSPVTAAAHAVEGVDVDDDNTSKPWEYSDITMSPKEKALPYTISQINEGTDESFAHNAGRGLLKGGKKLANEHANGSKSKSAAVTEKFSRPNTRHHELRVSDANSAESKEINIGDSNQDSTKSLQTNKHLNLKETNSSPAYSDQSGSSSKETETSSQQTQPDEATSTQEMSKKNSSVDSVTEESSVDPLNSVETESNTREQMSDKSKHATNEIVSSETNEINSNSNNTSHTELYEQTSESKERLSANGKSCASQTNQESVEGSGDTTMKAAARNNKDTELGKCFLPNAEDGDICYLVKSLHSICSTQFTSECNHQTENQESAERNEAESSSDSSTEAGNQSVERSLSVDDVKSLSESLERSVGILQLIDLIRGVCPSLCRIASAEANARKSSGTQGIESSMADQNGAEYDNESDEDSHDVDDSREEMANEIEKQDQLSVILGSVDSVTVHEDQRSMDSNDEEPHEDSDNSDFGEETNQSGKTADSIATPEMVHSDDSMDSKSQGNKQSDFTAQDHNSADNTSGTSGESN